ATTCTCAAAATAAATGTCATCATCATCCAGGAAGCATAAGAACTTGCCGTTAGAAAGCCCTAATCCTATGTTTCCAGCCCGGCAGCGCCCGACTTTAGGAGTTGATCTATAAACTACAGACACCCCATGCATTGCCGGAATATCCTTCGCATACACCTCAGCGTCATTTGACCCGTCTTCTACAATGACAATCTCTATGTTAGAGTAAGTCTGATTCAGCACTGAAGGGACAGCCTCCTTCAGACGATTAAGACGTCCCTTACAGGTACGTACAATGACACTTACAAGCGGCAAATTTGAATTGGAATTCATAAAGTTACAATAGGCAGGTTTACTAACTTACATATCCCGAAAACCGCCTCAGCTCTTCTGCAAATTTATCCCATGAATGTCTCGATTTTACCAATTCATACGCATTGTTTGAAATATAATTGAGCTGAGTCCTGTCACTGAGGATATTCTTCAGACAATTGACGTAGACATCTACATCATCGTACGGTTCGATCAGATAGCCTGTTTTATCAGGTATGATCAATTCTCCAACACCACCGACATTTGATGCAATAATCGGTAAGCCCAGTGATATGGCCTCTAAGAGGACATTCGGCAGGCCGTCCCATTGCGAGGTGTATAAATAGAGATCGTATAATTCAGCCGGTAAAGAATGTAATCCGTTAAATGCTCCATAGTATGTAACGTTCTTCAGTTTCTTTAATTCCCGGGTATACACATCCACATCAAGAAGGGAGTCTCCATAAACATGAAAATTTAATGGAAGGTCTTTGCAAGCCCCTGCAATACCCGTTAATAAATCAGGTCTTTTCTGTCTGTCTATACGGCCGGCCCATAAGATATCCAGAGTTGTTTTATCTGGAGATTTTTTTTTACGATAAGTTGTCTGAGTTAATTTGATCGGATGATAGTGAACATAAAGTTTCTTTCGGTCAAAGGCATATATTTCACATAAATTATCAATAAATGCCTGATTGTCAAAGGCAACAGCCGTTACATAGTCAAAACAATCCGGGAAATATTGAAACGAATATCCCAACATTTTACCCTCTTCAGTGAAATCCGCACAAAAAAGATTTAGATACAAATTGGATATATTTTGAAGGGCCTTCCCATACTTCACGAATATCCGGTAACCCAGATTAGAATTTATATTATGCACCGCATGAGGTGCCGTCTGAAGCAATAACCTTGTCAAAAGTTTTTCTTTTTCATCCGGAGACAGATCTGAGCATATTTTCCCGAACTCAATAAAACCTGTACCGGCCGGAAGTCTCTCTGCCCAAGGTGAATCAATATCGTCGGTAGAGATCACAACAGCTCTGTTGCCGAGTTTATACTTATCAAGAGCTTCAATATAATTCAGGGTTTCTAAATCAGAGCCGCCCCTCTTAAGCCAGGGGACTAAAAATACATGACTGACACCCTCACCATATAATTTACATAGCTCCAGATAATACCGGCCAAGCCTTGATCGTGGTATTGAAAACACAGGGAGATCGCCGATAATCTTTTCATCGGGAAATATCTGCGGATCAAACGCATGTACAGCCTTCCATTCCGTTATTAGCCAATCAGGCAGGCCGTGTTTAAAACTGAGTTTTGTCTTAATACGTTTCCTAGTCCTCGCCATGAACCGGTATAATTTTGGGGAAAGTGAGTCCAACAACCTCATGGATAATACAGCATATTCACGTGAATAATTCTTAAGGATTTCGGTTTTGGTCAATCTTAAACTTTTTGAAGGTATTTCTCTATTCTTTGAATTCCGTTCTTGCTGAATAAGACCAGAGAAATGTGTGTATTCAAACAGTTTTGATGGCCTTATTACTCTATGTGATTGTTTTGTAAATTCTAACAATGAACCTGATTTCTTTTCCCTGCGAAAATGCACCGTCTCCGGGACAACGTGATGCTCAATACCATCTGCGATTGTCTGACAGTTAAAATACCAATCTTCGTATCCGAATCCG
The genomic region above belongs to Nitrospirota bacterium and contains:
- a CDS encoding glycosyltransferase translates to MSKNEINVSVVVTAHHEGRLAHHTMRSLFISVKDAKEKGLSTEIIVVMDRPDENTLDYFSKYDDSEITAVSVDFGDLGLSRNYGGNISSGKYIFFLDSDNLFGKEWLYKTFRYLEDSDKEIIVHPEYQILFESKDAVWHQLSTLDPNFFLEDLIEFNYWDAVCALKKETLSKYPYESTTQTPGFGYEDWYFNCQTIADGIEHHVVPETVHFRREKKSGSLLEFTKQSHRVIRPSKLFEYTHFSGLIQQERNSKNREIPSKSLRLTKTEILKNYSREYAVLSMRLLDSLSPKLYRFMARTRKRIKTKLSFKHGLPDWLITEWKAVHAFDPQIFPDEKIIGDLPVFSIPRSRLGRYYLELCKLYGEGVSHVFLVPWLKRGGSDLETLNYIEALDKYKLGNRAVVISTDDIDSPWAERLPAGTGFIEFGKICSDLSPDEKEKLLTRLLLQTAPHAVHNINSNLGYRIFVKYGKALQNISNLYLNLFCADFTEEGKMLGYSFQYFPDCFDYVTAVAFDNQAFIDNLCEIYAFDRKKLYVHYHPIKLTQTTYRKKKSPDKTTLDILWAGRIDRQKRPDLLTGIAGACKDLPLNFHVYGDSLLDVDVYTRELKKLKNVTYYGAFNGLHSLPAELYDLYLYTSQWDGLPNVLLEAISLGLPIIASNVGGVGELIIPDKTGYLIEPYDDVDVYVNCLKNILSDRTQLNYISNNAYELVKSRHSWDKFAEELRRFSGYVS